Genomic DNA from Solanum dulcamara chromosome 4, daSolDulc1.2, whole genome shotgun sequence:
attacttaAATATTTCCTCTCAAGATGTTCTGCATTGTAATAGTTCAATctctaattaaaaaagaaagaatgtCAATCATCTCGTCACATTCCTTGGTGATAACTTGCAGTTAATAACACATGAAATTAGTGTTCCCCAATAGGGTAGAAATTTAGGAAGAAAATGCAGAAGGTACATCCAAGAAATACAGCTTCAATTCACTCTCACTCACAGGAATATATGATACAAACCATTTCCAGTTAGCACAGACAAAATTGTTTCTGAAGTAAATTATCACAACTTCAGCTTGACCCAACCGATTCTATTCGCAAAATTGCATCAATCTTTTGGAGAACATTCACCTCTGCGAGAGGCGAGGGGAGATCAATCCTGAAAGAACAAATGTTAAATCATATAAAATTAGCCAAGTGAACTTTTTCTAATAACCTATTCTACTTCACCCAACTAAGTGATGAAAGGTAACTGGTCTCGAATCTCATCTCAAAAAAAGAGAGTAATTTACCTCTACATCACAACACACAAACATCAGAAGAGATGCAAAGTTTCGAATCAGCCCCACCACTGACTACACTTTCACCTTTCCACCAATCCACACACAGTACCTGTATTGACACCCTGATGTTTAGGAAATACTAATGTAATAGAACAAATACTCTTAAACCAGATCTAAGAAGGCAAAATTTAGTACCTTGTCCTTGTGAGTGTCAATGACAGCAAGGGGCCACTGCAATACAAATTGTTTTACCCAGGAACAGAAAATGTAAGTGTTTGTAAAAAGTCGTACTAGTAATAATAGAGACGTTAAGAGTGTAGTGCTAACCGCAGTTCTCAAGTCCCATAACATTACTTTCCCGTCATACGACGCAGAAAGCAAGTGAAACCATGACTTTTCATGCCACTTGCAGGTGGATATCCAAGAACTGTGTGATGAGAACTGATAGACAGGAGCCGAAGTACCTGTTAAGCGGTAAatgaaagagttttttttttttaatcatatatcAATGTGTGATGTAAGGTCATCAGTTACTTGAACAATAAACACAGAGAAAAGATATTTAAGCACATAGAGACAAGGAGTTTAAGTTCAAGTGGGTGTTTAAAAGTGCTTCTGCAAGTTGgacagaaaaagaaagaaacctGGTTTGCGAGGATCCCATATCCTAAGAATGGAGTCAGAACCACCAGCAGCAATGAGAGCAGAACCTTCACCTCCAACATCAAGGCAATTAATGACTTTGTTGCAATACTGTTGAAGAGGAAGGTGATCATTATCCATACATTTAGGACGATACAGTTTCAAGCTCTCAACGGAATAGACTAAAAAAAGAACTATACATCTTGGCATTACAAAAGTTCAAAAACGGCTACTTGTCATGATGGGGAGGTATCTTTTTCTTCAAGATGgtgtaatttttaaaaatatgattgtCGACTGCTGAAGAGAAATGTTATCTCTGACAGAAAGTGGAAGCAATATCACTAGGAATAGCATATGTAAGTGCTACACCTTCcacaaatttttcataatttcattttttgcaAGTTGATATTTATTTCACCCCCTCCAATCCATATGTATGTAATTTGAGGAAATACTAGCCTACATGCACATGAAAGTAGAGTTGTGACTGGAAGAACAGAAGAAAAGAGATGGCATGTCACCAGGTTCAATGAATCCTTGCCCATCTCAACATCCCATCTTCTAATAGAGTGATCCCATGATGCTGAATAGATTGTTTCATCTTGTGGCCACACCACGGTAGACACACATTGTGTATGTcctacaagtgtagatttagcCTCCTCCTGTGAGCATTAGATGTGatagaaaattatttacaaGATTAGAATAACAAACATTAAGAAatcttctaaaaaaaaaagagaaaacaatagaagaggaagagagagagagagaacaaGATCAAGCAACTTAGAATCTCAGAGTGAAGTAATAAGAGGATATAACACCTCTCCTGCTAGCCAAAGACTgacatattttaaatatcaaCTTCAACATTATTTTGGCCCTTCAGTTGCATTGATGAACATTGTCATTTAAGGAAATCAGAAGGTTGTTTGTCTTTCACCAAAAGGGACAAAAGATTTTGCTAATCAATATCAATTGTTAATGAGATACAACATAGAAAGTCAGAGACACGTTGGACTGGCACAAAACTGTTGCTGAAACAActttgaaaagaagaaatatggGTGAAAGGTGGTAGATAAGGAACAAGGAAGGAAGCTACGGGACAGATAGGGATGACAGGTAGGGGGAAGGAAGAAGAATAAGTACTCCCTTGAGCTCCAGTTTATGTGATGGAATGTTTTAAAGCTGCAAGTTTCAAAAAATTTACAGCCACACAAATGTTATGGCatattttagaccacaagtaCCAACAATCTTCATTTCATTCTCAAACTCTGTGCTGGTTCAAACTATGTCACGTAATTTGGAAAGGAGGGAGTAGCAACAACAAAGTTGGAGGCACTGCAGGAAGAAGGGTGGGACAATTGGATGGGTGTGGCATACAAGAGGTAGGATGGACAAGGATGCAAAGTAGGATTCAGGGAAGAAGAGGTTTTGCCAAAAAGTAAAAGTAGATTGTTTTATTACGCGTATGCCTTGCACTGGAAAGTTTTCGAAATCAAAATAGTAAACACATAACTgttctttccttctttttcacTGGTTTTGAGAACAGACACATTACCCttttttttggataaggtaGAAGTTAGAACAGACATGTTATCCTTATTAAAAAGGTCATGGATTTCTATACATTACGTGGCGGCATGAAATAGATGTATTTTTCTATCTTTAACCTAGATAGGTGAGGAAATGTGGTCATACTTCAACTTGAGGATCCTCCTCTTCGGCAtccttcttccttttcttgactGAAACTACATCACCTGTATCTGAGCCACTTGCTTGCCACAGAGCTATTTGGCAATCCCAGGACCCTGAACACACCTGTCAACACAATAAATACAGGGAGTCAGTAAAAGTTCTTATAATCAATTACGTAATTAAAAAGCTTCAAATGATCAATCAAGTGAAGAGATGCACGACCATATCTCCAGCAGGATTTGCTGCAACACTTTGAACAGAAGCATTATGTCCACGTAAAATCTTAAAAGCTCTAATCCTCTTTATCTGATCCGAAGACTCATCTGCATCAAACTTTTAAGCCGAACAAATACTAATTAGAGGAAGATCACGAATTAGG
This window encodes:
- the LOC129885360 gene encoding ribosome biogenesis protein WDR12 homolog; this encodes MAKMDIDGQVEEAARRVQVRFVTKLKSPFKAPPTSIAIPSNLTRLGLSSIVNNLLKAGKDDWNPEPFDFLIDGELVRMSLEEFLLAKGISAEKILKIEYIRAVAPRKQEEPSLHDDWVSAVDGSNSKFVLTGCYDGLGRIWKAAGFCTHLLEGHSGAVTSVCVVNPRVAQNGADQIVATASKDRTLRLWKFDADESSDQIKRIRAFKILRGHNASVQSVAANPAGDMVCSGSWDCQIALWQASGSDTGDVVSVKKRKKDAEEEDPQVEEEAKSTLVGHTQCVSTVVWPQDETIYSASWDHSIRRWDVEMGKDSLNLYCNKVINCLDVGGEGSALIAAGGSDSILRIWDPRKPGTSAPVYQFSSHSSWISTCKWHEKSWFHLLSASYDGKVMLWDLRTAWPLAVIDTHKDKVLCVDWWKGESVVSGGADSKLCISSDVCVL